From a region of the Anoplopoma fimbria isolate UVic2021 breed Golden Eagle Sablefish chromosome 16, Afim_UVic_2022, whole genome shotgun sequence genome:
- the LOC129104912 gene encoding lectin-like, with the protein MKSLKFFCQEHVAGGHLASITSQHIHREVMNMMQRQNGALTRSWIGGLRYLKTGRFIWLDGSHWSYADWLSGEPNNTSDVEECVEVLAHGNGKFNDFTCREHQAFICSYPY; encoded by the exons ATGAAATCTTTAAAA TTCTTCTGCCAGGAGCATGTCGCTGGGGGACACCTGGCCTCCATCACGAGCCAACACATCCACAGAGAGGTGATGAACATGATGCAGCGGCAAAACGGAGCACTTACTCGCAGCTGGATTGGAGGATTACGAtatttaaag ACTGGTCGCTTTATCTGGTTGGATGGATCCCACTGGAGCTatgctgattggctgtcaggGGAGCCCAATAACACATCAGATGTTGAGGAGTGTGTGGAAGTGCTAGCACATG GAAATGGAAAGTTCAATGACTTCACATGCCGGGAACATCAGGCTTTCATCTGCTCGTACCCTTATTAG
- the jam2b gene encoding junctional adhesion molecule 2b produces the protein MNTMKILALPLLITLMQSSVCLSVTVSSSKPKVEVHEHTDAVLACEFRTEKDPNPRIEWKKKGKGVTFVYFNHKFTGSYAARAKMEGATLTIHSVTQKDSGEYRCEVTASEDHVNLGEATVTLNVLVPPHIPSCEVPSSVFVGSGLELLCKDKLSVPPATYRWYKDNRALTATADTPYSVDTNKGTLKFKSVSRTDAGMYRCESSNSVGAPKSCVAQQLKVVEYPLNMTILIAGAAGFVALVLLCCICVCVCRRRGCCKKNNKTKSSKSYNPPPPPPIRNIKHYKQTHSFMI, from the exons ATGAACACCATGAAGATATTGGCGCTGCCTCTTCTCATCACTTTAATGCAAA gttctgtctgcctgtcagtGACAGTAAGCAGCAGTAAACCCAAAGTGGAGGTCCACGAGCACACAG ATGCTGTGCTCGCCTGTGAGTTCAGGACAGAGAAAGATCCGAACCCTCGCATCGAGtggaagaagaaaggaaaggggGTGACGTTTGTGTACTTTAATCACAAATTTACTG GGTCTTATGCAGCACGGGCAAAGATGGAAGGAGCGACGCTGACGATACACTCTGTTACTCAGAAAGACTCGGGGGAATATCGCTGCGAGGTGACAGCCAGCGAGGACCACGTCAACCTCGGGGAAGCCACTGTTACCCTCAATGTGCTCG TGCCTCCTCACATCCCATCCTGCGAGGTCCCGAGCTCTGTGTTTGTGGGCTCAGGCCTGGAGCTTCTCTGTAAGGACAAACTCAGCGTGCCTCCTGCCACCTACCGCTGGTACAAAGACAACAGGGCTCTGACGGCCACGGCAGATACTCCATACAGCGTGGACACGAACAAGGGCACACTG AAGTTTAAGAGTGTGTCCAGGACAGACGCAGGGATGTACCGCTGTGAGTCCTCCAACAGCGTGGGAGCGCCCAAGAGCTGTGTGGCCCAACAACTCAAAGTTGTTGAAT ATCCTTTGAATATGACGATTTTGATAGCAGGTGCTGCAGGTTTTGTGGCACTCGTCCTTCTctgctgcatctgtgtgtgtgtctgccgacGCCGAGGCTGCTGCAAGA aaaacaacaaaacaaaaag cAGCAAGTCCTacaaccctcctcctcctcctcccatccgCAAT ATCAAGCACTACAAACAAACTCACTCCTTCATGATCTGA
- the mettl21cb gene encoding S-adenosylmethionine-dependent methyltransferase domain-containing protein gives MESSSTASQHVLQNRHGEKKEVNDKQEGELRLEQGTTDGDQKVMAGEALDRRNIWEPSVYYALGNETFYIAGHDISIRESMDTFGALIWPGAIALSQFLENNQTQMNLMDKAVLEIGAGTGLLSIVASLLGAWVTATDLPDILSNLTFNLLRNTKGRSRYTPQVAALTWGQDMGRDFPYPSFHYDYVLAADVVYPHGCLEELLETMRHFCRPGSQTTLLWANKIRFQSDLGFTECFKSSFNTTLVLELPEQEVRIYKATAKE, from the exons ATGGAGAGCTCATCCACAGCCAGCCAACATGTCCTACAGAACCgtcatggggaaaaaaaggaagtgaatGACAAACAGGAAGGGGAACTACGGCTGGAGCAGGGGACAACAGACGGGG ACCAGAAAGTGATGGCAGGAGAGGCTTTGGACAGGAGGAACATCTGGGAGCCGAGTGTCTATTACGCGCTGGGGAATGAGACTTTTTACATTGCTGGTCATGACATCAGCATCCGCGAGTCTATGGATACTTTTGGTGCTCTGATCTGGCCCGGG GCAATAGCTTTGAGCCAGTTTTTGGAGAATAACCAGACACAAATGAACCTGATGGACAAAGCGGTGCTGGAGATTGGAGCTGGGACTGGCTTGCTCTCAATAGTGGCCAGTCTGCTTG GTGCTTGGGTCACAGCTACTGACCTGCCAGATATCTTGTCCAATCTGACCTTTAACCTTCTGCGTAACACAAAGGGCCGGTCCCGCTACACCCCTCAGGTGGCTGCCCTAACCTGGGGTCAGGACATGGGGCGAGACTTTCCCTACCCATCCTTCCACTACGACTACGTGCTCGCAGCCGATGTGGTCTATCCCCACGGCTGCCTCGAAGAACTGCTGGAAACCATGCGTCACTTTTGCCGACCAGGAAGTCAAACAACGCTGCTGTGGGCCAACAAGATCCGGTTCCAGTCAGACTTGGGGTTCACAGAGTGTTTTAAGAGCAGTTTCAACACCACACTGGTCCTTGAGCTCCCAGAGCAGGAGGTGAGGATATACAAGGCCACAGCGAAGGAGTGA
- the LOC129104292 gene encoding rhodopsin kinase GRK1-like: MDIGGLTTVVANSAYINARGSIDGSSTAAARDKKYHSRLKLPHITVCEDLRDTLDVTFDTVCVEQPIGKRLFREFLDSNTDYHSVCRLWKDIEGYDLAEDSDRAKKASKIVDRYMDPSAKHYCPYLSEDIIAKVKENREAAGDNLFAAALAPTLDYLREAPYTSFLESLYLKRFLQWKWLEMQPMDADWFLDFRVLGKGGFGEVSACQMKATGKLYASKKLNKKRLKKRKGYEGAMVEKRILEKVHSRFIVSLAYAFQTKEELCLVMTIMNGGDLKYHIYLVDENNPGFDEPRACFYIAQIIQGLEHLHQKRIIYRDLKPENVLLDNDGNVRISDLGLAVELKEGRTVTKGYAGTPGYMAPEMLKGEKYDTSVDYFTLGVTLFEFMAAKNPFRKRGEKVEREEMKERMLTLAVTYPDNFSEHAKSLCEALLAKEVDKRMGFKNECCDEIREHPFFSDINWRKLNAGILSPPFVPDPKVVYAKSLDDVGAFSSVKGVGLEDTDKTFFDEFSSGNIPIPWQEEMIETGIYGELNVWGPRGSVPNDLRRESILEQPKSSTCCIS; this comes from the exons ATGGATATCGGAGGACTGACCACAGTGGTAGCTAATTCTGCTTACATCAATGCTCGTGGAAGCATCGATGGCTCCAGTACAGCTGCAGCTCGGGATAAGAAGTACCATTCTCGCCTCAAACTGCCCCACATCACTGTGTGTGAGGACCTGAGGGACACCCTGGATGTGACCTTTGACACAGTCTGCGTGGAACAACCCATCGGCAAACGCCTCTTTAGGGAATTCTTGGATTCAAATACAGATTATCACAGTGTTTGCCGTTTGTGGAAAGACATCGAGGGATATGACCTGGCGGAGGACTCCGACAGGGCAAAGAAGGCCTCAAAGATTGTCGACCGTTACATGGACCCCTCTGCCAAACACTACTGCCCATACCTGTCTGAGGACATCATAGCTAAGGTGAAGGAAAACCGGGAGGCTGCAGGCGATAATTTGTTTGCTGCAGCATTGGCCCCCACGTTGGACTATCTGCGTGAGGCCCCCTACACCTCCTTCCTGGAGAGCTTGTATTTGAAGAGGTTCCTGCAGTGGAAGTGGCTAGAGATGCAGCCCATGGATGCAGACTGGTTCCTAGACTTCCGAGTGCTGGGGAAAGGTGGGTTTGGGGAGGTGTCTGCCTGTCAGATGAAAGCCACAGGAAAATTGTATGCCTCTAAGAAACTCAACAAGAAGAggctgaagaagaggaaaggcTATGAG GGGGCGATGGTGGAGAAGAGGATCCTTGAGAAGGTTCACAGTCGCTTCATTGTGTCATTGGCGTACGCCTTCCAGACAAAGGAAGAACTCTGTCTGGTCATGACCATCATGAATGGAGGAGATCTCAA GTACCATATCTACCTGGTGGATGAGAACAACCCGGGGTTTGACGAGCCCAGAGCCTGTTTTTACATCGCTCAGATCATCCAAGGCTTGGAGCACCTCCACCAGAAAAGGATCATCTACAGAGATCTCAAACCAGAAAATGTGCTTCTAGATAACGATg GGAATGTGCGTATATCTGACCTGGGTCTTGCTGTGGAGCTAAAAGAAGGCAGAACAGTGACCAAAGGATATGCTGGGACACCAG GGTACATGGCTCCAGAGATGCTGAAGGGAGAGAAGTATGACACTTCAGTCGACTACTTCACCCTGGGAGTGAcactgtttgagttcatggcTGCTAAAAACCCTTTCAGAAAAAGGGGGGAGAAG GTTGAACGTGAAGAAATGAAAGAGCGTATGCTCACCCTGGCGGTGACCTATCCGGACAATTTCAGTGAGCATGCCAAGTCGCTCTGTGAAGCGCTGCTGGCTAAAGAGGTTGATAAGAGGATGGGTTTTAAGAATGAATGCTGTGATGAGATCAGAGAACACCCATTTTTCAGTGACATCAACTGGAGGAAACTGAATGCAG GTATTCTGTCTCCTCCTTTCGTCCCGGACCCTAAAGTTGTGTACGCTAAAAGTCTGGATGACGTCGGGGCTTTCTCCTCGGTGAAGGGAGTGGGCTTGGAGGACACTGACAAGACCTTTTTTGATGAGTTTTCCTCAGGCAACATCCCAATCCCCTGGCAAGAGGAGATGATCGAAACAGGCATTTATGGAGAGCTCAATGTTTGGGGTCCTCGTGGCAGCGTCCCAAATGACCTCCGCAGAGAGTCGATACTAGAGCAGCCAAAGTCATCAACCTGCTGCATATCATAA